The Chloroflexota bacterium genomic sequence GCCCACCGTAGCTCGACCGCACACCGTGGACAACGTGGCATTGGCCCGTGAGTTAAAGGGGACGAAAATTCAGCAGGTCTTTATTGGCACTTGCACCAATGGACGACTGGAAGACCTGGAAATCGCCGCTGGCATATTGAAAGGTCAAAAACATCATCCGGACACCAGATTGATTATCGCCCCGGCATCGCGGCAGATATTTCTTGAATCTCTTGAGAAGGGCTACCTTCAGGCTCTGGTTGAAGCTGGAGCGACGGTTCTGCCCCCGGGTTGCGGGCCATGCCTCGGTCTGCACCAGGGAGTGCTGGGCGATGGGGAGGCATGCCTCTCCACCTCAAATCGCAATTTCAAAGGCAGGATGGGCAATCCGAAAGCCTTTGTCTACCTCGGCAGCCCGGCCACGGCGGCGGCAACGGCACTGGCCGGGGAAATCACCGACCCCAGGGAGGTAATGTAAGTGCTCAGAGGGAAGGCCTTCAAATTCGGCGACGGCATCTCCACCGACCATATCATCCCCGGTCGGTATGCATCCCTCAGGAGCAATCTCGACGAGCTGGCCAAGCATGTTCTGGAAGATGCTGACCCGACCTTCGTTTCACGGGTTAAGCAAGGGGATTTCATCGTGGCAGGCAACAATTTTGGCCTTGGCTCCAGCCGTGAACATGCCCCGCTGGTCATCAAGATGGCAGGGGTCAGAGCCATACTGGCCAAATCTGTAGCCCGTATCTTTTTCCGCAATGCCATCAATCTGGGGTTGCCGGTGCTGATCTGTGACACCGACAGCATCGATGATGGCGACGAACTGGAAATCGACCTTTCCGCAGGCACGATAAGAGATATCACCAATGGGCAGAAGCTCACCATTGGTAAAATCCCGAAGGTAATGCTCCGTATCCTCGATGAGGGCGGGCTCATTCCTTATATCAAGAAGCACGGCGATTTGAAGCTGTAATCGAAGGAGATAATTTCGAATGGCCTATAACGTTACCCTTATTCCCGGCGATGGCATCGGCCCGGAGGTCACCGAGGCAACGAAACGGGTGCTGGAAGCTACCGGCGTTGCCTTTCAGTGGGACGTGGCTGAAGCCGGCGCCGACATAATTGATAAATATGGAACACCGCTACCCGATTCCGTGCTGGAGTCGATAAGGAAAAATAAAGTGGCTTTGAAAGGGCCGATAACCACGCCGGTTGGCTCGGGCTTCCGCAGCGTGAACGTTGCCCTGCGTAAGGCGCTTGACCTTTACGCCTGCGTCCGCCCCTGCAAGACCTACCCCGGTGTGCCCTCTCCCTATAAAGATGTTGACCTGGTGGTCATCAGGGAAAACACGGAAGACCTTTATGCCGGCATTGAATTTGAACAGGGCACACCGGAAGCGGTTGAACTGATTAAGCTCACCGCACAGGCAAAGAGAGGCATTGTCAGCGAAGACTCCGGCATCAGCCTGAAGGTTATCTCGGAAACCGGAAGCCGACGCATTGTCCGCTTTGCCTTTGAATATGCGCGAGCTTACGCAAGGAAAAAGGTTACCGCTATCAGCAAGGCCAATATCCTGAAATTTTCCGACGGGTTGTTCCTCAAAGTCGCCCGGGAAGTAGCCCAGGAGTTTCAGGGTATTGAATTTGAGGACCGGCTGGTTGATAATATGACTATGCAGCTGGTGAAGAACCCGCGGCAGTTTGATGTCATCGTGGCGCCGAACCTGTACGGCGACATCCTGTCCGACCTCTGCGCCGGGCTGGTGGGTGGACTGGGCGTTGCGCCCGGTGCCAACATCGGCGATGAAATCGCTGTTTTTGAGCCGACCCATGGCAGTGCCCCTAAATACGCCGGGCAGAATAAGGTGAACCCGATGGCGTTGATGCTCTCCGGCGTTATGATGCTGCATTACCTTGGCGAGAAAAGCGCCGCTGATAGGCTGGAAAAAGCCATTGCCGATGTTATCGCCGAGGGTAAAAGCGTTACCTATGATATGAGGCCTGATGGTGCGTCCGTGGTCGGCACTTCACAGGTAGCCGACGCGGTGATTGAGAAACTGGCGGCAAGCTAAAGGGGGTGACACTGATAGCCGAGAAGCTAAGGGAAATTAAGACTAAGGACATCACCGATACCGTTGCCCAGCTCTGCCAGCGCGCCAACTCTGAGCTTGATGAGAGCGTCCTGGCGGTATTGAAACGTGCACAGGAGAGCGAACAGTCTCCCCAGGGCAAAGAGATACTGCATCAGTTGATTGAAAATGCCCGCGTGGCTGAGGCTAAGAACCTCCCCTTATGCCAGGACTGCGGCAGCACTGTTATCTTCCTTGAAGTGGGGCAGGACACACACGTGGTCGGTGGTGACCTTGAAACGGCGGTGGGTGAGGGAGTGAGCCAGGGTTACACGCAAGGATATCTGCGCAAATCCATGGTCAGCCAGCCATTTTCCGAGAGGAAAAATACCAAGGACAATACGCCACCCGTCATTCATACCGAGATTGTGCCGGGAGACCATATCAGGATTATCTGCCTGCCCAAGGGAGCCGGTTCCGAGAACATGAGTCGTCTGGCCATGCTGCGGCCGGGCGATGGCCGGGAGGGTATTATTGATTTTGTCGTCAGGACAGTTGATGAGGCCGGGGCCAATCCTTGCCCGCCACTGATTATTGGCCTTGGCATCGGTGCTACCTCTGAAGCTGCCATGCTGCTGGCTAAAAAAGCCCTGCTGCGTCCCATTGGCCAGCCGAATCCAGACCCGGAAATCGCGGCGCTGGAGGAGGAACTGTTGTCTCGCATCAATGACCTGGGAATCGGTCCTATGGGCGTGGGCGGCACCACAACGGCACTGGCGGTACATGCCGAGGCCCGACCGACACATATCGCCAGCCTCCCGGTAGCCATAAACTTTCAATGTCATTCCGCGCGCCACAAGGAGGCCAGACTGTAGATGGAAGCGGTGCATATAACCTCGCCTCTCGACCGAAAAACGATAAAGGAGCTGACCGCAGGCACGCCGGTGCTGATTTCCGGAACCCTTTACACGGCGCGTGACGCTGCCCACAAGCGGCTCGTTCAGGCACTTAAGAAGAGGGAAGAGCTTCCCTTTCCCTTGAGGGGGCAGACCATCTATTACACCGGGCCTTCACCAGCGAGGCCGGGTCGCACCATCGGTTCCGCCGGCCCCACCACCAGCGGTCGTATGGACATCTATGCGCCACGTCTGCTGTCCTCCGGTGTGAAGGCGATGATTGGCAAGGGAGGCCGCTCTTCAGAGGTTAGAGAGGCGATGCAGAAATACAAGGCGGTTTACCTGATTGCCACCGGTGGTGCCGGTGCTCTGATCGCCCAGTCGATTAAGAAGGCTTCGGTTGTTGCCTATGATGACCTGGGCCCGGAGGCGGTACGGATGTTAACGGTGGATAATTTCCCGGCCATTGTGGCCAATGATATTTATGGAAATGACCTGTTCGAGCAGGGCAGAGCCAAATACCGCAAAGAGAGGGGCTAGCGCATGGAATGCGTTTTCTGTAGGATTGTGGACGGCGAGCTTCCCAGCGATACGCTGTACCAGGACGATGAGGTGATGGCTTTCAGGGATATAAATCCTCTGGCACCCACCCACGTGCTGATAATACCGAAGCGTCATATCACCTCTCTGGCCGAGCTGAGTGACGACGAAACATCGATTATAGGGCATATGGCCAGAGTGGCCAACCAGCTCGCCAGGCAGGAAAACGTTGCCGAGAAGGGCTACCGGCTTGTTGTTGGCAGCGGCGAGGATGGAGGTCAGGTGGTCCCCCACCTCCACATGCACCTCCTCGGTGGGAGAAGGCTGTCGGACCGGCTGTGCTAGTCAGCTTTTTTCCTGAGGTATTCCAGGTAGGTAAGCAATCCGGCGATGCTCTTGGCATCGCAGATGCGTCCGGAAGCTATCAGGTCGGGTATTTCCTCGATTGGAACCCGGACGACGTTGATTTCCTCGGTGTCTTCGGCGATTAACTGGCTCGGGACCAGGTCGGTGGCAAGGTACAGGTACAGGTACTCACTGCTGTAGCCGGGCGCCGAATAGAAACCACCAAGCCTCTGTACCTTCCGGGGCATGTAGCCGATTTCTTCCCGCAGCTCGCGGCTGACCGCTTCTTCGGAGTCTTCACCCGGGTCAATACCGCCGGCCGGTATCTCCAGCAGTTCTTTCTCCACCGGTTTGCGGAACTGCTTTACCAGCAGCACATTGTTGTTCTCATCAATGACCACGACGGCAATGCAGTCGCTGTGTTCCACAATCTCCCGGGTTGTCTGCCGTCCGTTGCTCAGTTGGACAGAGTCCACCCTGAGTTTTACCACTCGCCCATCGTAAATCAACTGGCTGGATAAAGTCTCTTCCACTGGACTGCAACCTTTCATTTATAAATAACGGATAAGTGCTACCTCACCGCAGTCGGGGAATTTGGGGCAGCGGAAGCATTCAGTCCAGACCTTGCGCGGCATCTCCATCTTATCTATCTGGCTCAGGCCGAACTTCTCGAAGAAGGCGGGCTGGTAGGTGAGGCAAAAAACGGTGGGAATATCCAGCGACTCCGCTTCCTTCAGGCAGGTTTCAACGAGCATGGTACCAATGCCCTTTTTTTGATATTCCTTGACCACGGCGACGGCCCTGATTTCAGCCAGGTCGGACCAGATGACGTGCAGTGCCGCACAGGC encodes the following:
- a CDS encoding 3-isopropylmalate dehydratase small subunit; amino-acid sequence: MLRGKAFKFGDGISTDHIIPGRYASLRSNLDELAKHVLEDADPTFVSRVKQGDFIVAGNNFGLGSSREHAPLVIKMAGVRAILAKSVARIFFRNAINLGLPVLICDTDSIDDGDELEIDLSAGTIRDITNGQKLTIGKIPKVMLRILDEGGLIPYIKKHGDLKL
- a CDS encoding isocitrate/isopropylmalate dehydrogenase family protein is translated as MAYNVTLIPGDGIGPEVTEATKRVLEATGVAFQWDVAEAGADIIDKYGTPLPDSVLESIRKNKVALKGPITTPVGSGFRSVNVALRKALDLYACVRPCKTYPGVPSPYKDVDLVVIRENTEDLYAGIEFEQGTPEAVELIKLTAQAKRGIVSEDSGISLKVISETGSRRIVRFAFEYARAYARKKVTAISKANILKFSDGLFLKVAREVAQEFQGIEFEDRLVDNMTMQLVKNPRQFDVIVAPNLYGDILSDLCAGLVGGLGVAPGANIGDEIAVFEPTHGSAPKYAGQNKVNPMALMLSGVMMLHYLGEKSAADRLEKAIADVIAEGKSVTYDMRPDGASVVGTSQVADAVIEKLAAS
- a CDS encoding fumarate hydratase, with the protein product MAEKLREIKTKDITDTVAQLCQRANSELDESVLAVLKRAQESEQSPQGKEILHQLIENARVAEAKNLPLCQDCGSTVIFLEVGQDTHVVGGDLETAVGEGVSQGYTQGYLRKSMVSQPFSERKNTKDNTPPVIHTEIVPGDHIRIICLPKGAGSENMSRLAMLRPGDGREGIIDFVVRTVDEAGANPCPPLIIGLGIGATSEAAMLLAKKALLRPIGQPNPDPEIAALEEELLSRINDLGIGPMGVGGTTTALAVHAEARPTHIASLPVAINFQCHSARHKEARL
- a CDS encoding Fe-S-containing hydro-lyase; amino-acid sequence: MEAVHITSPLDRKTIKELTAGTPVLISGTLYTARDAAHKRLVQALKKREELPFPLRGQTIYYTGPSPARPGRTIGSAGPTTSGRMDIYAPRLLSSGVKAMIGKGGRSSEVREAMQKYKAVYLIATGGAGALIAQSIKKASVVAYDDLGPEAVRMLTVDNFPAIVANDIYGNDLFEQGRAKYRKERG
- a CDS encoding histidine triad nucleotide-binding protein, giving the protein MECVFCRIVDGELPSDTLYQDDEVMAFRDINPLAPTHVLIIPKRHITSLAELSDDETSIIGHMARVANQLARQENVAEKGYRLVVGSGEDGGQVVPHLHMHLLGGRRLSDRLC
- a CDS encoding NUDIX hydrolase yields the protein MEETLSSQLIYDGRVVKLRVDSVQLSNGRQTTREIVEHSDCIAVVVIDENNNVLLVKQFRKPVEKELLEIPAGGIDPGEDSEEAVSRELREEIGYMPRKVQRLGGFYSAPGYSSEYLYLYLATDLVPSQLIAEDTEEINVVRVPIEEIPDLIASGRICDAKSIAGLLTYLEYLRKKAD
- a CDS encoding N-acetyltransferase, producing the protein MSTAERARIQDVPQIHRLINSFADRDEMLPRSLSEIYENIRDYFVYRQGERLVACAALHVIWSDLAEIRAVAVVKEYQKKGIGTMLVETCLKEAESLDIPTVFCLTYQPAFFEKFGLSQIDKMEMPRKVWTECFRCPKFPDCGEVALIRYL